In Gopherus flavomarginatus isolate rGopFla2 chromosome 5, rGopFla2.mat.asm, whole genome shotgun sequence, one DNA window encodes the following:
- the NDUFV1 gene encoding NADH dehydrogenase [ubiquinone] flavoprotein 1, mitochondrial, protein MATRQLLSPRFLRRFSAAAAGSTAPKKTQFGSLKDEDRIFTNLYGRHDWRLKGALSRGDWYKTKEILLKGVDWILNEIKTSGLRGRGGAGFPTGLKWSFMNKPSDGRPKYLVVNADEGEPGTCKDREIMRHDPHKLVEGCLVAGRSMGARAAYIYIRGEFYNEASNLQVAIREAYEAGLLGKDACSSGYDFDVFVVRGAGAYICGEETALIESIEGKQGKPRLKPPFPADVGVFGCPTTVANVETVAVAPTICRRGGAWFASFGRERNSGTKLFNISGHVNTPCTVEEEMSVPLKELIEKHAGGVRGGWDNLLAVIPGGSSTPLIPKSVCETVPMDFDGLVQAQTGLGTAAVIVMDKSTDIVRAIARLIEFYKHESCGQCTPCREGVDWMNKVMWRFVQGNAQAAEIDALWEISKQIEGHTICALGDGAAWPVQGLIRHFRPELEERMRRHEETQARQASV, encoded by the exons ATGGCCACGCGGCAGCTGCTGAGCCCCCGCTTCCTGCGCCGCTTCTCCGCCGCCGCCGCCGGCTCG ACAGCGCCTAAGAAAACCCAGTTTGGCTCTTTGAAGGACGAGGACCGGATCTTCACAAATCTCTACGGACGCCATGACTGGAG gctgaagggggcTCTGAGCCGGGGTGACTGGTACAAAACCAAGGAGATCCTGCTGAAGGGGGTCGACTGGATCTTGAACGAGATCAAGACCTCGGGCCTGCGAGGTCGGGGTGGGGCTGGCTTCCCCACAGGTCTCAAATGGAGCTTCATGAACAAGCCTTCAGATGGCag GCCCAAGTACCTGGTGGTGAACGCGGATGAAGGGGAGCCAGGCACCTGTAAGGACCGTGAGATCATGCGCCATGACCCACACAAGCTGGTGGAGGGCTGCCTGGTGGCAGGGCGCTCCATGGGGGCCCGGGCTGCCTACATCTACATCCGTGGGGAATTCTACAATGAAGCCTCCAACCTTCAG GTGGCGATCCGTGAGGCCTATGAGGCCGGTCTGCTGGGCAAAGACGCCTGCAGCTCAGGCTATGACTTCGACGTGTTTGTGGTGAGGGGCGCCGGGGCCTACATCTGTGGGGAGGAGACAGCGCTGATCGAATCCATCGAGGGCAAGCAGGGCAAGCCACGCCTCAAACCGCCCTTCCCGGCTGACGTTG gcGTGTTCGGCTGTCCCACTACCGTAGCCAATGTGGAGACGGTGGCTGTGGCGCCCACCATCTGCCGGCGCGGGGGAGCCTGGTTTGCCAGCTTCGGGCGTGAACGCAACTCGGGCACCAAGCTCTTCAACATCTCCGGGCACGTGAACACACCCTGCACCGTGGAGGAGGAGATGTCGGTGCCGCTCAAGGAGCTGATCGAGAAGCATGCGG GAGGTGTGCGCGGGGGCTGGGACAACCTCTTGGCGGTGATCCCAGGAGGCTCTTCCACCCCCCTCATCCCCAAGTCAGTGTGTGAGACGGTGCCCATGGACTTCGATGGGCTGGTGCAGGCGCAGACCGGGCTCGGCACAGCTGCTGTCATCGTCATGGACAAATCG aCAGACATTGTCCGAGCCATCGCCCGCCTCATCGAGTTCTACAAGCACGAAAGCTGTGGGCAGTGCACCCCCTGCAGGGAGG GTGTGGATTGGATGAACAAGGTGATGTGGCGGTTTGTGCAAGGCAACGCGCAGGCAGCCGAGATCGATGCGCTCTGGGAGATCAGCAAGCAGATTGAGGGTCATACCATCTGTGCCCTGGGCGATGGGGCCGCGTGGCCTGTGCAG GGGTTGATCCGTCACTTCCGCCCAGAGCTGGAGGAGCGGATGCGGCGTCACGAGGAGACCCAGGCTCGGCAAGCGTCCGTGTGA
- the GSTP1 gene encoding glutathione S-transferase P, with the protein MPGPFTITYFPVRGRCEAVRMLLADQGQEWQEDVVTVDRWQKGELKKSCLFGQLPKFQDGDLTLYQSNAFLRHLARTYGLYGKDQQEAALLDMVNDGVEDLRLKYIQLIYQNYENGKAAYVEALPAQLCPFETLLSQNRAGQAFIIGDQISFADYNLVELVRNHLVLAPGCLASCPLLAAYVERVTSRPRLRTYLESATHRDRPINGNGKQ; encoded by the exons A TGCCTGGACCCTTCACCATCACCTATTTCCCCGTGCGCG GGCGCTGTGAGGCGGTGCGAATGCTGCTGGCCGACCAGGGGCAGGAGTGGCAGGAGGATGTAGTGACCGTGGATCGGTGGCAGAAGGGAGAGCTCAAGAAATCCTGT ctgtttgGGCAGCTGCCCAAGTTTCAGGATGGAGACTTGACCCTGTACCAGTCCAACGCCTTCCTGCGGCACCTGGCCAGGACCTATG GGCTGTACGGAAAGGACCAGCAGGAGGCGGCGTTGCTGGACATGGTGAATGATGGGGTGGAAGATCTGCGTCTCAAATACATCCAACTCATCTACCAGAACTAC GAGAACGGTAAAGCGGCCTATGTGGAGGCACTGCCAGCGCAGCTGTGCCCCTTTGAGACCCTGCTGTCCCAGAACCGTGCCGGCCAGGCCTTCATCATCGGAGATCAG atCTCTTTTGCAGACTATAACCTGGTGGAGCTGGTGCGGAACCACCTGGTGCTGGCACCTGGCTGCCTGGcctcctgccctctgctggccGCTTACGTGGAGCGGGTGACTTCCCGGCCCCGCCTGCGCACCTACCTGGAGTCGGCCACCCACCGTGACCGGCCCATCAATGGCAATGGCAAGCAGTGA